Proteins encoded together in one Shewanella oneidensis MR-1 window:
- the astE gene encoding succinylglutamate desuccinylase, which yields MLQALLDSKDFLALTLANPQTLGDEFSFTLGEHTRVNVWDTGVIVFEPAQPQGKDVILSCGVHGNETAPIELCNTLIKQLLQQKIIAKQRTLFLIGNPLAINNGTRIIDENMNRLFSGEHSNPPGLVNPERLRAKKLETYVDRFFKAAAAGRQRIHYDLHTAMRASKHEKFAIYPYRPGRAYSAEQIMFLAASGVDTVLFHHEPTTTFSYFSSEQYGADAFTIELGKVYPMGQNDMTRFIAAQEMFTRLITDKPLQLESFSTDKVNLYQVCRVINKHFDDFEFTFATDVENFRAFPKGFVLAREGGQEIKVEQEVESIVFPNAKVPIGNRTVICLIPSVAPDVR from the coding sequence GTGTTACAAGCTCTGTTAGATTCGAAGGATTTTCTCGCGCTGACCCTCGCCAATCCACAAACCCTCGGCGATGAGTTTAGTTTCACCTTAGGGGAACATACTCGGGTTAATGTGTGGGATACGGGCGTAATTGTTTTTGAACCAGCACAACCCCAAGGTAAGGATGTTATTCTCTCCTGCGGTGTCCACGGTAATGAAACCGCCCCCATTGAACTCTGCAACACCTTAATCAAACAGCTTCTCCAACAAAAAATCATCGCCAAACAACGCACACTCTTCCTGATCGGCAATCCTCTAGCCATTAATAATGGCACCCGTATTATCGATGAAAATATGAATCGTCTGTTTAGTGGTGAGCACTCTAATCCCCCTGGGTTAGTTAATCCTGAGCGGCTGCGGGCGAAAAAACTGGAAACCTATGTAGACCGTTTTTTTAAAGCCGCAGCCGCTGGGCGCCAGCGTATTCACTATGATTTACATACTGCAATGCGGGCGTCAAAGCATGAAAAGTTTGCGATTTATCCCTATCGTCCCGGTCGCGCTTATAGCGCAGAACAGATCATGTTTTTAGCGGCCAGCGGCGTGGATACCGTGTTGTTTCACCATGAGCCGACAACTACTTTTAGTTATTTTTCTTCCGAGCAGTATGGCGCAGACGCTTTTACCATTGAGTTAGGTAAGGTGTATCCCATGGGACAAAACGATATGACACGTTTTATTGCTGCCCAAGAAATGTTTACTCGCCTTATCACCGACAAACCCTTGCAGCTTGAGTCATTCTCCACGGATAAAGTGAATCTGTATCAAGTGTGCCGGGTGATTAACAAACATTTCGATGATTTTGAATTTACCTTCGCAACCGATGTCGAAAACTTCAGAGCTTTTCCTAAAGGTTTTGTCTTAGCCCGTGAGGGGGGGCAAGAAATTAAAGTAGAACAAGAGGTTGAATCTATTGTATTCCCTAATGCCAAGGTGCCCATTGGCAATCGAACCGTGATTTGTCTGATCCCCTCAGTTGCGCCGGATGTTCGTTAA
- the pgm gene encoding phosphoglucomutase (alpha-D-glucose-1,6-bisphosphate-dependent) produces the protein MAIHQRAGQIASQMDLVNIPKLMSHYYSIKPNMDAAEQRVTFGTSGHRGTAFQGSFNQDHIWAITQAVVDYRQSVNIEGPLFLGIDTHALSYAAYVSAIEVLAANKVTVYIQQNDGFTPTPVVSHAIICANHAAAQNGALLSDGLIITPSHNPPQDGGIKYNPPHGGPAEGNITAWIESRANDYLRAALKGVNKLAYADALASGYVHAIDLITPYVADLENVVDMHAIAKANLKLGVDPLGGSGIHYWAPIAKHYGIDITLVNDKVDPSFSFMSLDKDGKIRMDCSSPYAMAGLLAHKESFDLCVGNDPDYDRHGIVCPGTGLMDPNHYLAVAIDYLLTHRPEWSDSLAIGKTLVSSALIDKICVFHGKKLLEVPVGFKWFVDGLAEATIAFGGEESAGAAFLRRDGTTWCTDKDGFILVLLAAEMLAVTGKTPGQRHQELVAQFGQSFYKRIDSPISLENKAKFAKLNADTLNATMLAGEKIEAVLTHAPGNNASIGGIKVTTTNGWFAARPSGTEALFKIYGESFISEQHLAEIIKDAQALIDKALSA, from the coding sequence TTCTGGGCACCGTGGAACGGCGTTTCAAGGCAGTTTTAACCAAGATCATATTTGGGCGATTACTCAAGCCGTGGTTGATTATCGGCAATCGGTGAATATCGAAGGGCCACTCTTTTTAGGTATTGATACCCACGCCTTATCTTATGCCGCCTATGTATCGGCAATTGAAGTGTTGGCAGCCAACAAGGTGACGGTGTATATCCAGCAAAATGATGGTTTTACGCCAACACCTGTGGTGTCCCACGCCATTATTTGCGCTAACCACGCCGCGGCACAAAATGGTGCACTCTTAAGTGATGGCCTCATTATAACGCCGTCCCATAATCCGCCGCAGGATGGTGGGATTAAATACAATCCACCCCACGGTGGTCCTGCAGAAGGCAATATCACCGCGTGGATTGAATCCCGTGCCAATGATTACCTGCGCGCTGCGCTCAAGGGCGTCAATAAGCTCGCTTATGCAGATGCATTGGCTTCGGGTTATGTGCATGCTATTGATTTAATCACGCCCTATGTGGCGGATTTAGAAAATGTCGTCGACATGCACGCCATTGCTAAGGCTAACCTCAAGCTAGGTGTTGATCCACTAGGCGGTTCGGGTATCCATTATTGGGCGCCGATTGCCAAGCACTATGGCATCGATATCACCTTAGTAAATGATAAAGTCGACCCAAGTTTTAGCTTTATGTCACTGGATAAGGACGGCAAGATCCGCATGGATTGCTCATCGCCCTATGCAATGGCGGGGTTACTGGCCCATAAAGAGTCCTTCGATTTATGCGTGGGTAATGACCCTGACTACGACAGACATGGTATTGTGTGTCCGGGCACTGGGCTTATGGACCCCAACCACTATTTAGCGGTGGCGATTGATTATCTGCTAACCCATCGACCAGAGTGGAGCGATAGCTTAGCCATTGGTAAGACATTGGTATCAAGCGCACTTATCGACAAGATTTGTGTCTTTCACGGTAAAAAATTGCTCGAAGTGCCCGTTGGCTTTAAGTGGTTTGTCGATGGCTTAGCCGAGGCGACCATTGCCTTTGGTGGTGAGGAGAGTGCGGGCGCCGCCTTCCTGCGTCGCGACGGCACGACTTGGTGTACCGACAAAGACGGTTTTATTTTAGTACTGCTCGCTGCCGAAATGCTTGCGGTCACGGGCAAAACGCCAGGACAACGTCATCAAGAGTTAGTCGCGCAGTTCGGCCAAAGCTTTTATAAGCGTATCGACAGCCCAATTAGCCTTGAAAACAAAGCTAAGTTTGCAAAACTCAATGCGGATACCTTAAACGCAACTATGCTTGCAGGTGAGAAAATTGAGGCCGTATTGACCCACGCACCGGGCAACAATGCTTCAATTGGTGGCATTAAAGTGACGACGACAAATGGTTGGTTCGCAGCGCGACCATCGGGCACTGAGGCGTTATTTAAGATTTACGGTGAGAGCTTTATCAGCGAGCAGCATTTAGCTGAGATTATTAAAGACGCACAAGCGTTGATCGATAAAGCACTTAGCGCTTAA
- a CDS encoding thiamine pyrophosphate-dependent dehydrogenase E1 component subunit alpha, with protein sequence MSKATLNTDTVHRVGFLDKASLHIPILRILQADGTTYETAVLPVIDEALAIKIYDTCVFTRVLDERMLGAQRQGRISFYMTCTGEEAAIVGSVAALDPEDVILAQYREHAALRYRGFTTEQFMNQMFSNEKDLGKGRQMPIHYGCAALNYQTISSPLATQIPQATGVGYSLKMQGKRNVAVCYFGEGAASEGDFHAGLNMAAVLKCPVIFFCRNNGYAISTPTEEQFAGNGIASRGVGYGMHTIRVDGNDMLAVLAATQQARAYAIEHNAPVLIEAMTYRLGAHSSSDDPSGYRSKEEEAKWQQHDPVKRFKLWLINKGWLAEADDAQRYEKYREEVLAAVKVAEKLPIPMLDEIIEDVYDKPTPALKKQLSELKEHIKKYPQSYPKSAGRL encoded by the coding sequence ATGAGCAAAGCAACACTCAACACTGATACAGTGCACCGTGTCGGCTTCTTGGATAAGGCATCGCTTCACATTCCTATCCTTCGAATTCTACAAGCAGACGGCACTACCTATGAAACCGCGGTTTTGCCTGTAATAGATGAAGCCTTAGCCATCAAAATTTACGATACTTGCGTGTTTACGCGGGTACTCGACGAACGTATGTTAGGCGCCCAGCGTCAGGGACGGATCAGCTTCTATATGACCTGTACGGGTGAAGAAGCAGCGATCGTCGGCAGTGTCGCGGCACTCGACCCTGAGGATGTGATCCTCGCGCAATATCGTGAACATGCGGCGCTGCGTTACCGTGGCTTTACCACTGAGCAGTTTATGAACCAAATGTTCAGTAACGAAAAGGACTTAGGTAAAGGTCGCCAAATGCCTATTCACTACGGCTGCGCGGCGCTGAACTATCAAACCATTTCATCGCCACTCGCCACTCAAATTCCGCAGGCTACAGGTGTCGGCTATAGCTTAAAAATGCAAGGCAAGCGCAATGTCGCTGTTTGCTATTTTGGTGAAGGTGCTGCGTCGGAAGGCGATTTTCACGCCGGTTTGAATATGGCGGCGGTATTAAAATGCCCAGTGATATTCTTCTGCCGTAACAATGGTTATGCCATTTCTACCCCAACGGAAGAGCAATTTGCCGGTAACGGCATCGCCAGTCGTGGCGTGGGTTACGGCATGCACACCATTCGCGTCGACGGCAATGATATGCTGGCAGTTTTGGCTGCAACTCAACAAGCTCGTGCCTATGCGATTGAGCACAACGCGCCAGTATTGATTGAGGCCATGACTTACCGCCTTGGCGCTCACTCCTCTTCAGACGACCCATCTGGCTATCGTTCAAAAGAAGAAGAGGCTAAATGGCAACAACACGATCCGGTAAAACGCTTCAAGTTGTGGCTGATTAACAAAGGCTGGTTGGCCGAAGCCGATGATGCCCAGCGTTACGAAAAGTACCGTGAAGAAGTGCTCGCCGCCGTTAAAGTCGCCGAGAAGCTGCCTATCCCCATGTTGGATGAGATTATTGAAGATGTGTATGACAAACCAACGCCGGCGCTTAAAAAGCAACTGAGCGAGCTCAAAGAACACATCAAGAAATATCCGCAATCCTATCCCAAAAGTGCAGGGAGGCTATAA
- the msrA gene encoding peptide-methionine (S)-S-oxide reductase MsrA: MALATFGAGCFWGVEYFFRQVNGVTNATCGYMGGNNEVTTYEEVKKGKTGHAEVVQVEFDPTIVSYDELLEVFWKNHNPTTLNMQGGDIGTQYRSTIFFHDREQKAAAEASKLAFARSGRWGLRHIVTEIVPLQQFHVAEEYHQNYIDKNNLPSCHLEY; this comes from the coding sequence ATGGCGTTAGCAACTTTCGGTGCCGGCTGTTTTTGGGGCGTTGAGTATTTCTTTAGACAAGTCAACGGTGTGACCAACGCGACCTGCGGCTACATGGGCGGTAATAATGAAGTAACCACCTATGAAGAAGTCAAAAAAGGCAAGACAGGCCATGCCGAAGTCGTGCAAGTAGAATTTGATCCAACCATCGTCAGCTACGATGAATTACTCGAGGTGTTTTGGAAAAACCACAATCCCACAACCCTCAATATGCAGGGCGGCGATATCGGCACTCAGTATCGCAGTACGATTTTCTTCCATGATCGCGAACAAAAAGCCGCGGCAGAAGCCTCAAAATTGGCCTTTGCCCGCTCGGGACGTTGGGGCTTGCGTCATATCGTCACTGAGATTGTGCCGTTACAGCAATTCCATGTGGCTGAGGAATATCATCAAAACTACATCGATAAGAACAACTTACCAAGTTGTCATCTCGAGTACTAA